The Brevibacillus brevis genome contains a region encoding:
- the edeQ gene encoding edeine self-resistance N-acetyltransferase EdeQ: MSVTLREVTLENWEECIELEPTPEQSEFVAPNLYSLAESKFQTTFVPLAIYHDETMVGFVMYGLDPDDGNYWIYRLLIDAKFQRQGYGRAAISQVIDILKAKEGCQKIVIGYAPANVAAENLYASLGFQKNGMVLFGETIAELNF; the protein is encoded by the coding sequence ATGTCTGTGACACTTCGTGAAGTAACCCTGGAAAACTGGGAAGAGTGTATTGAACTGGAACCTACTCCCGAACAGAGTGAGTTTGTTGCCCCGAACCTCTACTCCCTCGCTGAATCAAAGTTTCAAACGACATTTGTCCCTTTGGCCATATACCATGATGAAACGATGGTTGGATTTGTCATGTATGGACTTGATCCCGACGATGGCAACTACTGGATTTACAGACTCTTAATTGATGCTAAGTTTCAGCGGCAAGGCTACGGACGTGCTGCGATTTCGCAAGTCATTGATATCCTGAAAGCAAAGGAAGGCTGTCAAAAAATTGTCATTGGTTATGCCCCAGCCAATGTTGCAGCCGAAAACCTTTACGCTTCCCTCGGATTTCAAAAAAATGGCATGGTTCTGTTTGGTGAGACGATTGCAGAATTGAACTTTTAA
- the edeP gene encoding edeine non-ribosomal peptide synthetase EdeP: MRQDKKQLKVEYPLSHPQKRIWYTEKLHPQLPIHTLGGMVRVQGKVKLDVLEAAIHLFIQKNDALRLNYQEEETVLQYVGEYEPQPLQVFDFRQEPDAPDRCRQFLQALFAKPFSIGQEPLFYFCLIQLSDEEAGYFVKFHHLIADGWSISIMTEQIAHYYDTLLAGGTVHVGDEHAYQAFVEREHAYSLSERFEKDKRYWRDKFQSLPVITTLQKATDTTEGKRKVYAFNREDSTRIREFANQMKCSLNSMFVALVSLYLQRCTRQEEIVIGTPLLNRSGKVERKIFGMFTSTMPFRLAVPMEMDAFDYVKYVNRELTSCFFHQKYPYDLLAQELELKKHGYDSLFQICVNYYSTQLPFTLGGYPVTNEEFYNGHQLYSLQVIIREWATDERLTLELDYKIAEYTENDVDRIADHLVRLLNQMITTPEVPLSNLNFLADEELALQLKTWNDTAASYPSQKTVVQLFEEQVKRSPQGVALESEGRILTFYELQDQVNRLAQSLRIRGVGPGVIVALLADHSPEMIIGLLGVLKAGGAYLPIDPQLPSQRIEYLLSDSGADLLLRHTSRTEDISWSKEILELGDSSLYLNDGAFLESVNQPDDLAYVIYTSGSTGNPKGVMVTHRGLVNYISWAKDRYLSCPEEAFAFYSSLAFDLTVTSIFCPLVKGNRMVIYPHSDSEFVLSRIFSDGRSHVVKLTPAHLFLLQEIDLPTTTVKRVIVGGEDLKVSLAEAIHSKWNGQIEILNEYGPTETVVGCMIYQFDPETDVEGSVPIGHPINNVQLYILDSYGKPIPIGSTGELFISGDSVARGYLNREELTQERFLPDPFQPGKVMYKTGDLVRYRPNGVMEYLGRADYQVKIHGYRIELGEIEQQLLGHSSVREAVVIDRIDTWGRKYLCAYLITETSFREKELREELAGRLPAYMIPSQIVQLEQFPLTSNGKVDRKQLPEPVIERKSGEDETSPRDEFDKLLVEVYEDVLGHLPFGLHDPFSQLGGDSIKAIQVSYRLHQRGIKIPVRDILIYDTIAELKARSDWSWGVEQISQEPCTGELPSSPIVSWFLSQQFRNADHWNQSLLLESKERVTLEEFEASLSALVTHHDCLRLNYSAKEGKLFYNERHLTNRVSVSCVDLSSLPQEEQESRMLEVMRDCAVSFKLEESLLFTGCLFELGPDRPQRLFLTAHHLVVDGVSWRILLEDLMSALASLKRNEPIVLPDKTHSMQAWIKEVSAFYQSDQASKEKAYWDMFSIPEDKLPTDYDFGEDLVEYSATSTRTLSAEITSRLLTTANRMFNTGPQDLLVAALTRTLSEVFERERLLLVMESHGRESSIHAMNVTRTVGWFTSMYPVLFETNASNRTDHLKEVKEKLRQIPMGGLGFGWLKPQLLAAEEKSHVRFNYLGTVDNQRSDDLVLLGGNLAVDAGVGNHLTALLDVAALIRQGELQVSVTYSLRKYREETIEKLLALFFSELEQLIDHCCRQEVPEFTPSDFEDVELTQKELDLLFG, translated from the coding sequence ATGCGCCAGGATAAGAAGCAATTGAAGGTGGAATATCCTTTAAGTCATCCACAAAAGCGTATCTGGTATACGGAAAAATTACATCCGCAGCTTCCCATCCATACGTTAGGGGGGATGGTGCGGGTTCAAGGAAAGGTGAAACTGGATGTTCTGGAAGCGGCCATTCACCTGTTCATTCAAAAGAACGATGCTTTGCGCCTCAACTATCAGGAGGAAGAAACAGTCCTTCAATACGTTGGAGAGTACGAACCACAGCCATTGCAGGTGTTTGATTTCAGACAGGAACCGGATGCCCCTGATCGGTGCAGACAATTCCTGCAAGCTTTGTTTGCAAAACCATTTTCGATCGGACAGGAGCCTCTATTTTACTTTTGTCTGATTCAACTGAGTGACGAAGAAGCCGGATATTTTGTAAAGTTTCACCATTTGATTGCTGATGGTTGGTCCATCTCCATTATGACAGAACAAATTGCTCACTATTATGACACGTTGTTGGCAGGCGGTACCGTTCATGTAGGAGATGAACACGCTTATCAAGCTTTTGTCGAAAGGGAGCATGCCTATTCTCTGTCTGAGAGATTTGAAAAGGACAAGCGATACTGGCGGGACAAGTTTCAGAGCTTGCCGGTGATCACGACACTACAAAAGGCAACGGATACTACCGAAGGCAAGCGCAAAGTCTATGCATTCAACCGTGAAGATTCGACAAGAATACGCGAGTTTGCAAACCAGATGAAATGCTCGCTAAATTCCATGTTTGTGGCTCTCGTCAGTCTTTACCTTCAGCGTTGTACGAGGCAAGAAGAAATCGTGATCGGTACGCCGCTGTTAAACCGTTCAGGCAAAGTGGAGCGCAAAATATTCGGGATGTTTACCAGCACCATGCCATTTCGTCTGGCAGTTCCGATGGAAATGGATGCTTTCGATTATGTCAAATATGTCAACAGGGAATTGACTTCCTGTTTTTTTCATCAGAAATATCCGTACGATTTGCTGGCTCAAGAGTTGGAATTGAAGAAACATGGCTATGACAGCCTGTTTCAGATTTGTGTAAATTATTACAGCACGCAGCTGCCCTTCACCCTTGGCGGGTACCCCGTGACGAATGAGGAGTTTTACAACGGTCACCAGTTGTATTCGCTCCAAGTCATTATCAGGGAATGGGCTACAGATGAACGATTGACGCTGGAATTGGATTATAAGATCGCCGAGTACACGGAAAATGATGTTGATCGAATAGCGGATCATCTCGTAAGGCTGCTCAATCAGATGATCACGACTCCAGAAGTACCGCTGTCCAATCTGAACTTCCTTGCTGACGAAGAGTTGGCACTACAACTCAAAACGTGGAACGATACAGCGGCTTCTTATCCCAGCCAGAAGACAGTAGTCCAGTTGTTTGAAGAGCAAGTAAAACGCTCACCACAGGGAGTTGCATTGGAGTCAGAGGGGCGCATACTGACATTTTACGAACTGCAGGATCAAGTGAATCGACTCGCCCAGTCGTTGCGAATCCGAGGAGTTGGTCCTGGGGTAATTGTCGCACTGCTGGCAGATCATTCGCCAGAGATGATCATCGGGTTGCTGGGAGTGCTAAAAGCGGGCGGTGCTTACCTTCCGATTGACCCTCAACTCCCTTCTCAGCGTATCGAATATCTGCTGTCTGATTCTGGAGCGGACCTGTTGCTTCGTCACACCTCGCGAACAGAAGATATTTCGTGGTCCAAAGAAATTCTGGAGCTCGGTGATTCGTCCCTGTATTTAAATGATGGCGCGTTCCTGGAGTCGGTTAATCAGCCAGATGATTTGGCCTATGTCATTTATACATCGGGCTCTACCGGAAATCCGAAGGGAGTCATGGTTACTCATCGGGGGTTAGTCAACTATATTTCGTGGGCGAAAGACCGCTATCTCTCCTGTCCAGAAGAAGCGTTTGCTTTTTATTCCTCACTAGCATTTGATTTGACGGTTACGTCCATTTTTTGCCCGCTGGTAAAGGGAAACCGGATGGTTATCTATCCGCACTCCGATTCAGAGTTTGTGTTATCGCGCATCTTTAGCGACGGACGTTCCCATGTAGTAAAGCTCACGCCCGCCCATCTGTTTTTGCTGCAAGAAATCGATCTGCCTACAACTACGGTAAAGAGAGTGATAGTGGGCGGCGAGGACTTGAAGGTGAGTCTGGCTGAGGCGATTCATTCGAAATGGAACGGACAAATCGAAATTCTCAATGAGTATGGACCTACTGAGACTGTAGTCGGTTGCATGATCTATCAATTTGATCCAGAGACCGATGTCGAGGGTTCTGTGCCGATTGGACATCCGATCAATAACGTGCAGCTTTACATTTTAGATTCATATGGGAAACCAATCCCGATCGGATCGACAGGAGAGTTATTTATTTCGGGAGATAGTGTGGCACGCGGGTATCTTAACCGCGAGGAGCTGACTCAAGAGCGTTTCCTACCCGATCCGTTTCAGCCAGGTAAAGTAATGTACAAGACGGGCGATCTGGTTCGCTATCGGCCAAATGGAGTCATGGAGTATCTGGGGCGGGCTGACTATCAGGTGAAGATTCATGGTTACCGCATTGAATTGGGTGAAATTGAACAGCAGCTACTAGGGCATTCTTCTGTGCGTGAGGCTGTGGTGATCGATCGCATAGATACGTGGGGGCGTAAGTACCTTTGTGCTTATTTGATCACGGAAACATCTTTCCGGGAAAAAGAGCTCCGCGAAGAACTTGCAGGTCGATTGCCCGCATACATGATCCCTTCGCAAATCGTGCAGCTTGAACAGTTTCCGCTGACCTCAAATGGCAAGGTAGATCGAAAACAGCTTCCCGAACCTGTCATTGAACGAAAAAGTGGGGAGGATGAAACTAGTCCTCGTGACGAGTTTGACAAGCTATTGGTTGAAGTGTATGAGGATGTGCTTGGTCATTTACCGTTTGGGCTGCATGACCCGTTTTCCCAACTAGGGGGGGATTCGATCAAGGCGATTCAGGTTTCCTATCGATTGCATCAGCGAGGAATCAAGATTCCGGTAAGAGACATCTTGATTTACGACACGATTGCAGAACTAAAAGCGAGAAGTGACTGGAGCTGGGGAGTGGAACAGATCTCACAAGAGCCGTGTACGGGTGAGTTGCCGTCATCTCCCATCGTTTCGTGGTTTTTGTCACAACAGTTCCGCAATGCTGATCATTGGAACCAGTCGTTGCTCCTTGAAAGCAAAGAAAGAGTAACGCTAGAGGAGTTTGAAGCGAGTCTGTCTGCACTGGTTACCCATCACGATTGTCTACGACTCAATTACTCTGCAAAAGAAGGGAAGCTCTTTTACAATGAGCGCCACCTTACCAACCGGGTGTCAGTGTCTTGCGTCGACCTTTCTTCCTTACCGCAAGAAGAACAGGAGAGTAGAATGCTTGAGGTGATGAGAGATTGCGCTGTGAGCTTCAAGCTGGAAGAATCATTGCTGTTTACCGGTTGTCTCTTTGAATTAGGTCCCGATCGACCTCAACGATTGTTTTTGACGGCCCATCATCTTGTTGTGGACGGTGTCTCCTGGAGGATTCTGCTGGAGGATTTGATGAGCGCATTGGCCAGTCTGAAACGTAATGAGCCGATTGTCTTACCGGATAAAACACATTCGATGCAAGCTTGGATAAAGGAAGTCTCCGCCTTTTACCAGTCGGATCAGGCAAGCAAAGAAAAAGCATATTGGGACATGTTTTCCATCCCGGAAGACAAACTTCCAACTGATTACGATTTTGGCGAAGACTTGGTAGAATACAGCGCTACTTCTACACGCACACTTTCAGCCGAGATCACGTCACGACTGTTGACAACGGCTAACCGAATGTTCAACACGGGTCCCCAAGACCTATTGGTTGCAGCACTTACCCGGACATTGTCTGAAGTGTTTGAGAGAGAGCGTCTCTTACTGGTAATGGAGTCGCATGGGCGTGAGTCTTCTATTCATGCGATGAACGTAACCAGAACAGTAGGATGGTTTACCAGCATGTATCCTGTTTTGTTCGAAACGAATGCATCCAATCGGACCGATCACCTGAAAGAGGTAAAGGAGAAGTTGCGCCAGATTCCGATGGG